Proteins found in one Ostrinia nubilalis chromosome 27, ilOstNubi1.1, whole genome shotgun sequence genomic segment:
- the LOC135084790 gene encoding uncharacterized protein LOC135084790: MGKKKKNSGKRAGNRFFRWIRSDLPDEEDKKSPVLLLGVNKISDSPSFVRRRSTDPHSTGSIRFFRPPKSKYTRGLQGDERLEKIRQDLLVHKHKPDKYIPKDHDVSLEPEDRRCIKLNCVGNCICDKKHNSSNRGSFSFHRPENRQSSLCPSEPYGKTEDKKDYSENDIEFKYTEYIPNSQPSSSKQSSYNVTPKSTERRHFLLANLNERFRKTLSLDSRKIETNRVPLSLPKESRPKSLVNTSNICVQNFKSGDPFVQSNFDKASQPKKKRKSFFSLDTFFDSKKSDTSSIDDYCSSKYKRFELESDDSPLFKRENQREKTPDLLNLPIIIDSVRKKQSSDTKRQLEKLESHYYRSLIKTQPVIDAVPKDATPQQGPSGHSNGIFVDDDDVEYIEPIRSNFTSQSTLILDKNLSGDFSCKPDSILTINTDDTDIKLPSSTVSPKSNDVRNLDNDLDSIGVYEIEVKETDLLKEGAKELTVKVMDKSVDSIGSCSLDVDASTDFSDTTSGSLNLLTPSSTTSRIRDFNSRFQERAASNLQPPIAQHPTPTITPVRTPDDPTPTPRKSEHLLKPPPKVHIDAGSHRSRGHHKKRDDIPHKKPSYLNLACSVNGYTNLTTYDSKLRQDINKSREASPIRPITHTYQYKTENNSLLVPVPVSANKLLVPTFGPHDTRADLTAKAPVKAHTDPYLATSPLHVYMAAENKQLKNDFLGANMTTTSRPYISSESKNFAASMLHQKDEVDNTKELTFKSSYSETNFRKTVTNGKESRFSSESYTISSNGVSKRVEITKENGEKLTSPMKSFIQQRVERLYGPGALAQGFFNQKRHKLRSQSDDDDPKVLTEKSMNCPDRFVTPKKSNSLESENYYSSPNGEMDSSVSLPVLRHLRPEFRAQLPILSPKKSLKAELSPQKSEDIPSPQKTEESRVVTVTNGVSVIKLDDVKDEPVSVNGIENGVKEVVKDGHYFLEVEKKETERLIALAATAEKELENLQDQEVSEEILGLLRAASGKARLLATQKMQQFEGLCYNNINERLDEPFPTTLEDLQGFWDMVCLQVRNVDALYEHIAQLKANNWQEVCTITE; encoded by the exons cGACCTTCCCGACGAAGAGGACAAGAAATCGCCGGTTCTACTTTTAGGGGTCAACAAAATATCCGACTCCCCATCGTTCGTGAGACGAAGATCCACTGATCCTCACTCAACAGGCAGTATCAGGTTCTTCAGACCACCTAAATCGAAGTACACCAGAGGTCTCCAAGGTGATGAGAGACTGGAGAAAATCCGCCAAGACCTATTAGTTCACAAGCATAAGCCAGACAAATACATTCCAAAAGACCACGACGTCTCCCTCGAGCCTGAAGACCGGAGATGCATAAAACTCAACTGCGTTGGCAACTGCATTTgtgacaaaaaacacaactcgTCAAACCGTGGCTCGTTCTCGTTTCACAGACCTGAAAACAGGCAGTCCTCTCTATGCCCATCAGAACCGTACGGTAAAACGGAAGATAAGAAAGACTACTCTGAAAATGATATAGAATTCAAGTACACAGAATACATTCCAAATTCTCAGCCTTCTAGCAGCAAACAGAGTTCGTACAACGTCACCCCAAAATCGACTGAGCGTAGACATTTCTTACTAGCGAACCTCAATGAAAGGTTCCGCAAAACTCTCAGCCTAGATTCTCGTAAAATAGAAACCAACAGAGTCCCGCTAAGTCTCCCAAAGGAATCTCGACCGAAATCCCTCGTGAATACGAGCAACATTTGCGTGCAGAATTTCAAATCGGGTGATCCGTTCGTGCAGTCAAATTTTGACAAAGCCAGCCAGCCTAAGAAAAAGCGAAAGTCCTTTTTCTCCCTCGACACATTCTTCGATTCCAAAAAGTCTGATACGTCGTCAATCGATGACTATTGCTCGTCGAAGTACAAACGTTTCGAGCTAGAAAGCGATGACTCACCGCTTTTCAAAAGGGAGAATCAGAGGGAGAAGACGCCGGATCTTCTAAATCTTCCAATTATTATAGATTCGGTGCGCAAGAAGCAGTCTTCTGACACAAAAAGACAGCTGGAAAAGCTCGAAAGTCATTACTATCGCAGCCTTATTAAGACCCAGCCAGTTATAGACGCGGTCCCTAAAGACGCGACGCCCCAACAAGGCCCGAGCGGACATTCCAACGGCATATTCGTTGATGATGACGACGTGGAGTACATAGAGCCTATACGCAGCAACTTCACAAGCCAAAGCACTCTTATATTAGACAAAAATCTATCCGGGGACTTTTCATGCAAGCCTGATTCGATTCTGACCATAAACACAGATGACACTGACATAAAATTACCGAGTTCTACAGTCTCTCCGAAATCTAATGATGTGAGGAATCTTGACAATGATTTAGACAGCATTGGGGTGTATGAAATTGAAGTTAAAGAGACGGACTTGTTAAAAGAAGGCGCTAAAGAGCTCACTGTAAAAGTCATGGATAAATCCGTGGATTCGATTGGCAGTTGTTCCTTGGACGTTGACGCCAGCACAGACTTCTCAG ATACCACATCTGGAAGTTTGAATCTCTTGACGCCCTCGTCGACCACCAGCCGAATCCGGGACTTCAACTCCCGGTTCCAGGAGAGAGCAGCGTCTAACCTCCAGCCCCCCATCGCCCAGCATCCCACGCCCACTATCACCCCTGTCCGCACGCCCGACGACCCCACGCCAACCCCCAGAAAATCTGAGCATCTCCTCAAACCCCCTCCCAAAGTTCACATAGACGCCGGCAGCCATCGGTCTAGGGGACACCACAAAAAACGAGACGATATCCCCCACAAGAAACCCAGCTACCTAAACCTAGCGTGTTCTGTCAACGGTTACACGAACTTAACTACATACGACTCCAAACTGCGCCAGGACATCAATAAAAGTCGCGAAGCTTCCCCAATAAGACCTATCACACACACATATCAATACAAAACCGAAAATAACTCCCTTCTGGTACCCGTGCCGGTTAGCGCTAACAAACTGCTTGTTCCAACCTTCGGCCCCCATGATACACGAGCGGATTTGACAGCGAAAGCGCCTGTCAAGGCGCACACGGATCCATACTTGGCGACGTCACCACTACATGTGTACATGGCAGCGGAAAACAAACAGTTGAAGAACGATTTCCTCGGAGCCAACATGACGACCACGAGTAGACCTTACATATCGAGCGAGAGCAAGAATTTTGCAGCTTCCATGCTCCATCAAAAAGACGAGGTCGATAACACTAAAGAACTCACCTTCAAATCCAGCTATTCAGAAACGAACTTCAGGAAAACCGTAACAAATGGGAAGGAATCGAGATTCAGCTCGGAATCCTATACAATATCTTCAAACGGCGTCTCAAAACGCGTGGAAATCACGAAAGAAAATGGGGAGAAACTGACCAGTCCCATGAAGAGTTTCATTCAGCAAAGAGTGGAACGATTGTACGGACCGGGAGCATTAGCTCAAGGGTTCTTCAACCAGAAGAGGCATAAGCTGCGAAGTCAGAGCGACGACGACGACCCAAAAGTGTTGACGGAGAAGTCTATGAACTGTCCTGACAGATTCGTGACGCCCAAGAAATCAAATAGCTTAGAGAGTGAAAATTACTATTCTAGTCCAAATGGAGAGATGGATTCCAGTGTATCCTTACCAGTCCTCAGGCATCTGAGGCCAGAGTTCCGCGCACAGCTGCCGATCCTATCGCCAAAGAAGAGTTTGAAAGCAGAACTGTCGCCCCAGAAGTCCGAGGACATTCCCAGCCCCCAAAAGACTGAAGAGTCGCGAGTAGTGACAGTGACAAACGGTGTATCTGTGATAAAATTGGACGATGTTAAAGACGAACCAGTGAGTGTGAACGGGATAGAGAATGGTGTGAAGGAAGTGGTGAAAGACGGACATTACTTTTTGGAGGTGGAGAAGAAAGAGACGGAGAGACTGATCGCGTTAGCCGCCACTGCTGAGAAGGAGTTGGAGAATTTACAG GATCAAGAAGTAAGTGAAGAAATCCTGGGCTTGCTGAGAGCTGCGTCGGGGAAAGCAAGGCTTCTGGCCACGCAGAAAATGCAGCAGTTTGAAG GTCTATGCTACAACAACATCAACGAGCGTCTCGACGAACCATTCCCTACCACCCTGGAGGACCTGCAAGGCTTCTGGGACATGGTCTGTCTGCAAGTGAGGAACGTGGACGCGTTGTACGAACACATCGCCCAGCTGAAGGCCAATAACTGGCAGGAGGTATGtactatcacagaataa
- the LOC135084791 gene encoding disks large-associated protein 4-like, with protein sequence STLEDLQGFWDIVCLQVRNVDALYEHIAQLKANNWQEVSSPTPKPPSTPSSSTPRARARATPALKNEKARLAAEKREADRKAMLEHRRRVARERQLAARTAAACSREQDQDMGIEGSQEVEIFVGKCAMPAAEAPRGDAAEHRDAQP encoded by the exons TCCACCCTGGAGGACCTGCAAGGCTTCTGGGACATAGTCTGTCTGCAAGTGAGAAACGTGGACGCGTTGTACGAACACATCGCCCAGCTGAAGGCCAATAACTGGCAGGAG GTGTCATCCCCGACCCCTAAGCCGCCGTCCACACCGTCATCCAGCACGCCACGTGCTCGGGCACGCGCCACGCCTGCACTCAAGAATGAAAAGGCGCGCTTAGCGGCAGAAAAACGTGAGGCTGATCGGAAGGCCATGCTGGAACACAGGAG GCGCGTGGCTCGAGAAAGACAACTGGCGGCGCGTACCGCCGCTGCTTGCAGCCGCGAGCAAGATCAAGACATGGGCATTGAGGGTAGTCAG GAGGTAGAAATCTTCGTTGGAAAATGCGCGATGCCCGCAGCGGAGGCGCCGCGTGGAGACGCCGCCGAGCACCGGGACGCGCAGCCCTGA